TCCTCCTCGCCTGGCAATCCCATCCATCCTATCCGTCTGCCTTCTGTGGCCCTGGACACATCGCAGGTCACAACGATGCCGCTCAGAGGGCATCCGATCCCGCGGGGGTCAGTTCGGCGCCCGCTGGCAACCTCGCTCAGGCAGGCTCCGCCGCGGAGACCAGTAGTTCGCACCGCCGGATGAGGGCGTCGCGAAGCGGCGCGGCCCGCCGGGTGATCTCGGCCTGCGCGCGGACGTACTCGGCGCGCCCCGCGGGGTCCTCGATGCGGATCGGTGCGAACCCGTACTCGGCGAGGTCATACGGGCTGGCCCGCATGTCGAGTTCGCGGGCGTCGGCCGCAAGCTCGAGGCAGTCGAGGAGCAGATCCGAATCGGTCAGCGGCAGAAGCTTGAACGTCCACTTGTAGGTGTCCATCGCGGCATGAAGGCAGCCGGGCTGTTCATTGGCGGCCTGAGTCTCGCGCGACAGTTCGACCGCGTTCTTCGGGCGTGCATCGGCGGTGAAGAAGCGGAAGGCGTCATAGTGCGAGCACCGCAGCGGCATGGACTCGACCACCGCGTCCGTCCCGTCCTGTCCGAGGCGCAGGGGCACACCGCCGTGACGGATGGCGGCGTCCGGGCGGTACACCATTGCCCACTCGTGCAGACCGAAGCAGTTGTGTGCCGGGGGACGCGCTGCGGTCCGGCGCAGCAGGTCGAGGATGAAGCGCACGGTGCCCAGGCGGGCGTGCAGCCACGCCGCGCTGACGGTCGCCCCCGCCGGGTGCCCCGTGTATCCCGTGCGCTCGACGTAGTCGCGGGCTGCGGCACCGCCCAGCACGACTCCGTATCCCGGGTGCCACCGCAGCAGTTGGCGCGGCCGCAGGCTGTAGTAGGTGAACAGAAAATCCCACACCGGGTGCGGTTTCGGACCCGTGTGCGCGGCCAGGAACCTCTCGGCGCGAGCCCGGTGCCGTTGCGCCGCCTCAGTCCAGTCCTGTTC
The DNA window shown above is from Mycolicibacterium confluentis and carries:
- a CDS encoding 3-methyladenine DNA glycosylase; protein product: MPPTAIAEIVLTEQDWTEAAQRHRARAERFLAAHTGPKPHPVWDFLFTYYSLRPRQLLRWHPGYGVVLGGAAARDYVERTGYTGHPAGATVSAAWLHARLGTVRFILDLLRRTAARPPAHNCFGLHEWAMVYRPDAAIRHGGVPLRLGQDGTDAVVESMPLRCSHYDAFRFFTADARPKNAVELSRETQAANEQPGCLHAAMDTYKWTFKLLPLTDSDLLLDCLELAADARELDMRASPYDLAEYGFAPIRIEDPAGRAEYVRAQAEITRRAAPLRDALIRRCELLVSAAEPA